From Elaeis guineensis isolate ETL-2024a chromosome 16, EG11, whole genome shotgun sequence, a single genomic window includes:
- the LOC140854372 gene encoding F-box/LRR-repeat protein At3g48880-like: MGEEGRRWEDLGIDCLLNVFGRLSLEDLSLGAVLVCKSWHKASLRPECWNKLNYREIDFMPWNKFTRRFMHEYRLQRFSFTGFMKFAANRSQRSAVELLFPPGFIPTLEDMVYAANKCPKLKILVLPKLSSEDEKHLPRLMGKWKDLEWLEVGSKPCSFIQVITQINLHCPNFSGLKMAGSICTEDALAIVSLVPMIRRLCLANSYLHKEALLMILNGCKNLEILEVLKCIGFEADGEVRRRASNIKIFKWEGSRLSYNDVYDDDDCDDIQVI; the protein is encoded by the exons AtgggagaagaggggaggagatGGGAGGACCTGGGTATAGACTGTTTGCTCAATGTGTTTGGGAGATTGAGTTTGGAGGATCTGAGCTTAGGAGCAGTCCTGGTCTGCAAGTCATGGCACAAGGCTTCCTTGAGGCCTGAGTGTTGGAACAAGCTGAACTATCGTGAGATAGATTTCATGCCATGGAACAAATTTACTCGAAGATTCATGCATGAGTACCGTCTGCAACGCTTCTCCTTCACTGGTTTCATGAAATTTGCCGCTAACCGCAGCCAAAGATCGGCAGTGGAGCTCTTGTTTCCTCCAGGGTTCATTCCCACCTTAGAAGATATGGTCTATGCCGCTAATAA ATGCCCAAAACTAAAGATTCTTGTCTTGCCAAAACTATCATCAGAGGATGAGAAGCATCTCCCTAGGCTAATGGGGAAATGGAAGGATCTTGAATGGTTAGAGGTGGGGTCAAAGCCTTGTTCCTTCATTCAAGTGATTACACAAATAAACCTTCATTGCCCCAACTTTTCCGGGCTGAAGATGGCAGGCTCTATCTGCACTGAGGATGCTTTAGCCATTGTTTCTCTTGTACCCATGATCAGGAGATTGTGTTTAGCCAACTCCTATTTACACAAGGAAGCTTTGTTAATGATATTAAATGGGTGTAAAAATTTGGAGATATTGGAGGTGTTAAAGTGTATTGGTTTTGAGGCTGATGGTGAAGTTAGGAGAAGAGCttcaaatatcaaaatattcAAGTGGGAAGGTTCTAGACTCAGCTATAATGATGTTTACGATGACGATGATTGTGATGATATTCAAGTTATATAA